Below is a genomic region from Parcubacteria group bacterium CG10_big_fil_rev_8_21_14_0_10_36_14.
AATGGTTTTAATATTCTCGTTAAATATAGAATTGTATTTTCGCCCGGGATATCAGAATTCATTGCTAATATTATTTCGCGGATATTATCATTTTTTACTCTTGCAAGAAGCGTATTAATTCGTAAATGTTCTGGTCCGGTTCCGCGTAAAGGATCAATTTTTCCACCTAAGATATGGTAAAGACCCAAGAAATCGCTTGTTGCTTCTATCGCCATTAATTCTGGAAGGTTGGAAATAACGCAGACTGTTTTTTTATCACGAGCTGGATCGGCGCAATATTTACAAAAGTTTCCATTTGTGGTTATATTGTGGCATTTTTGGCAAAGCGAAAGATTTTTTATATTTTCAATTTGTCCCGCGAGCTCATTTATATAATTTTCGTCCTTTCCGAGTAAAAATAAAACAAACCGCAAGGCGGTTTTCTCTCCAATCCCTGGGAATCGGGAGAATTGTCCAACTAAATCAGTTATTTCTTTGGGGAGATGATGATACATATAAAAACTGCAAGTATCGTGTATTAAGAATACATATTTAAAATGGCGGAGCGTCTTCTTCTGTTTCTTGCTTCGGCGCCTCTATTTGTGGTTTTTCTTTCGCAGGCAGGGGAGTCGGTGCTTCGCGTTTTTGTTCCAAACTTCTAAAGCAAACTCTTTGTTCGTCAAAGAATAGTTTTACTTCTCCGGTCGGACCATTTCTATGTTTTGCGATATGAATTTCGGCAATACTTCTTTCTTGTGGATCAAGATCTTCCGGCCGATAGTTTCTGTCTGCTGCTTTTCTATAAATAAACATAACAACATCAGCATCTTGTTCAATACTTCCACTCTCACGAAGGTGAGCTAATTTTGGAATTGCCGGTTTAGAATTTTCAACTGCGCGAGACAGCTGTGAGAGAGCTAAAACCGGAATATCCAGTTCTCTGGCGACTGCTTTTAATCCGCGGGTTATTTCCGCGACTTCTTGTACGCGATTATCACTTGAACGATAACTGCTTCGTGATTCCAAAAGCTGGAGATAATCAATGACAATCATATCAAGTCCGCGTTCCATTTGGAGCCGGCGGGCTTTTGTGCGAATATCCATTATATTAGAGGTGGCGCTATCGTCAATGTATAAAGGGATTTCCGATAAAGTGCCGAGAGCGTTTCCAATTCTTGTAAAATCGTCAGAGCTATCGGTCAGTTTTCCGGTTCGCATTTTCCATAAATCAATGTTTGCTTCTGTACAAATCAAGCGGTCAACAAGTTGTTCTTTTGACATCTCCAAACTAAAAAGACCAACAGACTTTCCTGATTTAGCTGCAAGT
It encodes:
- a CDS encoding recombination protein RecR, producing the protein MYHHLPKEITDLVGQFSRFPGIGEKTALRFVLFLLGKDENYINELAGQIENIKNLSLCQKCHNITTNGNFCKYCADPARDKKTVCVISNLPELMAIEATSDFLGLYHILGGKIDPLRGTGPEHLRINTLLARVKNDNIREIILAMNSDIPGENTILYLTRILKPLNIKISRLARGLPMGSELEYADPITLSSALEGRQEL
- the dnaB gene encoding replicative DNA helicase codes for the protein MDNTNLDSLRLPPQNIEAEQSLLGALLIDKEAIIRVADTVRPLDFYKNTHALIFEAMQELFAKQEPIDILSLTSRLEDKKQIESVGGRAYLMQLSNAVPTSSHIVHYAKIVSNKAILRRLLTAASGISELVYKEDEDLDVVLDKAEKELFQVSQNYSKQAFVPIKNVLESAFDRIDELHREKGKLRGIPTGFPSLDNYLSGLQKSDLVILAARPSVGKTSFALDIARLAAKSGKSVGLFSLEMSKEQLVDRLICTEANIDLWKMRTGKLTDSSDDFTRIGNALGTLSEIPLYIDDSATSNIMDIRTKARRLQMERGLDMIVIDYLQLLESRSSYRSSDNRVQEVAEITRGLKAVARELDIPVLALSQLSRAVENSKPAIPKLAHLRESGSIEQDADVVMFIYRKAADRNYRPEDLDPQERSIAEIHIAKHRNGPTGEVKLFFDEQRVCFRSLEQKREAPTPLPAKEKPQIEAPKQETEEDAPPF